The genomic DNA ACTGATTCACCCGGCTCCAGCTTGCCGCCCGGGAATTCCCAGTAGCCTTCGTAAGGCTTGCCCGCCGGCCGCTGGGCCAGCAGGAAGCGCCCGTCGGGCTGCACCAGCACGCCGACGGCAACCTCGGTCACCTTGCGCGCCGGCGCCGCTGCGTCGGCCACTTGCGATGCCTCGCTCATGCCTGGCCGTCCTGCGCCGAGGCAACGAACGGCTTGCCATGCTTGCCGCCCCAGTCACGGGCGAACTGCCACGCCACCCGGCCCGAGCGTGAGCCGCGCTCCAGCGCCCACACCAGCGCATCACCGCGCGCGGCGGCAATGTCTTCGGTGCTGCAGCCAAAGTGCCCGAGCCAGTGGCCGACGATGGTCAGGTACTCGTCCTGCTTGGGCGGATAGAACGACAGCCACAGCCCGAAGCGCTCGGACAGCGATATCTTTTCCTCCACCACTTCGCCGGGATGGATCTCGCCATCGTCGGTATGGCGGTAGGTCTCGTTGTCCTTCATGTACTCGGGCAGCAAATGGCGGCGGTTGGAGGTGGCGTAGATCAGCACATTGTCCGACTGCGCGGCCACCGAGCCGTCCAGCGCCGACTTCAGCGACTTGTAGCCCGACTCGCCCTCTTCGAACGACAGGTCGTCGCAGAAGATGGCAAAGCGCTCGGGACGCCCCGACAGCTGTTCGACGATATCGCCGAGGTCGCCCAGGTCATCCTTGTCCACTTCCACCAGCCGCAGGCCATCCTTGACGAAAGCATTGAGGCAGGCCTTGATCAGCGAGGACTTGCCGGTGCCGCGCGCGCCCGTCAGCAACACGTTGTTGGCCGGCAGGTGCTGCACGAACTGGCGCGTATTGGCGACGATGGCGTCCTTCTGCCGCTCGATG from Cupriavidus sp. D39 includes the following:
- a CDS encoding ATP-binding protein produces the protein MSDLAARLDSFLARLEQWLPPQLTDADWEQAVAFRWRKRQSLFGNIGYLQAIRQLPPIHLDDLKNIERQKDAIVANTRQFVQHLPANNVLLTGARGTGKSSLIKACLNAFVKDGLRLVEVDKDDLGDLGDIVEQLSGRPERFAIFCDDLSFEEGESGYKSLKSALDGSVAAQSDNVLIYATSNRRHLLPEYMKDNETYRHTDDGEIHPGEVVEEKISLSERFGLWLSFYPPKQDEYLTIVGHWLGHFGCSTEDIAAARGDALVWALERGSRSGRVAWQFARDWGGKHGKPFVASAQDGQA